A portion of the Musa acuminata AAA Group cultivar baxijiao chromosome BXJ1-1, Cavendish_Baxijiao_AAA, whole genome shotgun sequence genome contains these proteins:
- the LOC135678431 gene encoding cell division cycle 20.2, cofactor of APC complex-like, whose amino-acid sequence MSSSRSRRVEYDRFIPFRSAMDMDYARFALTGPSRPQRDGSRESPSSVAYQKLLDECILKNRSRILAFKTAPEASASKLPEFDEPIRPQKKQQRRIPKEPERVLVIHGLLDDNVLNLLDWGSNNVLAIGLEDAVYLWDAANESTKLLQPEEDRGPITCIRWSPDCAVLAVAFGNSDLSLIDPATGHVVDGMEDENQAPVLSLAWRSNSILTVGRFDGTVVDYDFRKEDMFICFYNGHRRGVCSLKWSVLSGRYLASGGQDKLVHIWDACMPVSRDHPRQRQWLHRISSHTSIVKAVDWCPTRSNLLASGGGCNDHCVKFWNTINGACLNSIDAGSEVCALLWDKNKSELLTSHGSPNNQLTLWNYPSMTRVAEVSDHSSRVLSLAGSPLGGVVASAAADETVRFWNIFETPKITKPELPFAQFNVLIR is encoded by the coding sequence atgtcttcttcgcgttcGAGGCGTGTGGAGTACGACCGCTTCATCCCGTTCCGGTCGGCGATGGACATGGACTACGCACGCTTTGCCCTAACCGGGCCTTCGAGACCGCAGCGTGATGGTTCGAGGGAATCCCCATCGAGCGTGGCGTACCAAAAGCTTCTTGACGAGTGCATTTTGAAGAACAGGTCTCGTATCCTCGCTTTCAAGACTGCACCTGAAGCGTCGGCCAGCAAGCTGCCCGAGTTTGACGAGCCCATTCGGCCGCAGAAGAAGCAGCAGAGGCGAATCCCTAAAGAACCAGAGAGGGTTTTGGTAATCCACGGCTtgttggatgataatgttttgaatctcctcgactggggaagcaataatgtgttggcGATTGGCCTTGAGGACGCAGTGTATCTCTGGGACGCTGCAAACGAGTCGACTAAGCTTCTACAACCCGAAGAAGACAGAGGACCTATCACTTGCATCCGCTGGTCGCCAGACTGTGCAGTTCTTGCTGTCGCATTTGGCAATTCAGATTTATCCCTGATTGATCCAGCAACAGGACATGTCGTGGATGGGATGGAAGATGAGAACCAGGCCCCTGTGTTGTCACTTGCGTGGAGAAGTAATTCAATCTTGACAGTCGGAAGATTTGATGGCACTGTTGTTGATTATGACTTTAGAAAGGAAGACATGTTCATCTGTTTCTATAATGGGCATCGGCGTGGagtttgtagtcttaaatggtccGTGTTGTCAGGGCGGTATTTGGCGAGTGGAGGGCAGGACAAACTAGTGCACATATGGGATGCCTGCATGCCTGTCTCACGTGACCATCCACGTCAACGTCAATGGCTTCACAGGATCAGCAGCCACACTTCCATTGTGAAGGCCGTTGACTGGTGCCCAACTCGGAGCAACTtgctggcttctggtggaggTTGCAATGATCATTGTGTTAAGTTTTGGAACACCATTAATGGTGCTTGCTTGAACTCGATTGATGCTGGCTCTGAAGTTTGTGCATTGCTATGGGACAAAAACAAATCTGAATTACTGACCTCCCATGGTTCGCCGAACAATCAACTCACCTTATGGAATTACCCATCCATGACGAGAGTGGCTGAGGTTTCCGATCATTCATCCCGGGTTCTTTCCTTGGCTGGGAGTCCACTGGGaggtgtagtagcttctgcagCAGCAGATGAGACAGTCAGGTTTTGGAATATCTTTGAGACTCCCAAAATAACAAAACCTGAACTGCCCTTTGCCCAATTTAATGTTCTCATAAGATGA